The Spiroplasma citri genome has a segment encoding these proteins:
- a CDS encoding phage tail tape measure protein, whose product MAKEIKGMSITLDSNVLELNNNFKKIADNIKLSGSKLKNFDNNLKFKNGDEIDILNEKFNEYKNIIDNISEKKELLIEKYNQLNKTILETQEALSKTNDTAEREKLIQKQNKLNKEYEYTKINIDASNRSLNNFNEKLKNTAQEIKNIPFKKFEEFGTKCQEIGKKLSTHITIPILAIKGILTKITVDTAKYAGELKKTSKEIGITAENLQIFRYIAKRTGITSEELEKSFKKLRQGISAISYGISNETTEAFNKLGINIKNNEGSLKDTGTIFLELKKSLEQISDETEKNNLIMDVFGSKLGKNLIPMLALSDEEIKKMTSNIKDLGIVSNENVEKTTLLNKKWNEFKHVVNITKMNLASALLPVFESLVSFLEVSLIPIIKGITNFFNMFNDTTKKTIFIILGISASLGAVVYTIGKIINVISSLKTLLLGMAKHPILYGVLVSLSALAAGGVWLYNKFNKPPQNINQENQTNNYNKIENKNEFKPTIIIEGENDKERAEKILEYIGQWNNRV is encoded by the coding sequence ATGGCAAAAGAAATTAAAGGAATGAGCATAACTCTTGATAGTAATGTTTTAGAATTAAATAACAATTTTAAAAAAATAGCCGATAACATAAAACTATCAGGATCTAAATTAAAAAATTTTGATAATAATTTAAAATTTAAAAACGGTGATGAAATTGATATTTTAAATGAAAAATTTAATGAATATAAAAATATCATTGATAATATTTCAGAAAAAAAAGAACTTTTAATTGAAAAATATAATCAATTAAATAAAACCATTTTAGAAACACAAGAAGCATTATCAAAAACAAACGATACTGCCGAAAGAGAAAAATTAATACAAAAACAAAATAAATTAAATAAAGAATATGAATATACAAAAATAAATATTGATGCATCTAATCGCAGTTTAAACAACTTTAATGAAAAATTAAAAAATACCGCCCAAGAAATAAAAAATATTCCCTTTAAAAAATTTGAAGAATTTGGAACAAAGTGTCAAGAAATCGGAAAAAAATTAAGCACACATATTACAATACCCATTTTAGCAATCAAAGGAATTTTAACAAAAATAACTGTTGATACCGCCAAATATGCTGGTGAGCTTAAAAAAACATCAAAAGAAATCGGTATCACAGCAGAAAACTTACAAATATTTCGTTATATTGCAAAAAGAACTGGAATTACTAGCGAAGAATTAGAAAAGAGTTTTAAAAAATTACGACAAGGTATTAGTGCTATTTCTTATGGAATATCAAATGAAACAACAGAAGCTTTTAATAAATTAGGAATTAATATTAAAAATAATGAGGGTTCTTTAAAAGATACGGGAACTATTTTTTTAGAATTAAAAAAATCATTAGAACAAATAAGTGATGAAACTGAAAAAAATAATTTAATAATGGATGTTTTTGGTTCTAAGTTAGGAAAAAACCTTATTCCAATGCTTGCCTTATCAGATGAAGAAATTAAAAAAATGACAAGCAACATTAAAGATTTAGGCATTGTTTCAAATGAAAATGTTGAGAAAACAACACTATTAAACAAAAAATGAAATGAATTTAAACATGTTGTTAATATTACAAAAATGAATTTAGCATCCGCCCTATTACCCGTGTTTGAGTCTTTGGTTTCTTTTTTAGAAGTCAGTTTAATACCAATTATTAAAGGAATAACAAATTTTTTTAATATGTTTAATGATACAACCAAAAAAACTATTTTTATTATTTTAGGAATATCAGCAAGTTTGGGAGCTGTTGTTTACACAATTGGAAAAATAATAAATGTTATTAGTTCATTAAAAACACTTTTATTAGGAATGGCAAAGCACCCAATTCTTTATGGTGTTTTAGTTAGTTTGTCTGCCTTAGCTGCTGGCGGGGTATGATTATATAATAAATTTAATAAACCACCACAAAACATTAACCAAGAAAACCAAACTAATAACTATAATAAAATTGAAAATAAAAATGAATTTAAACCAACAATTATTATTGAAGGAGAAAATGATAAAGAACGAGCTGAAAAAATACTCGAATATATAGGGCAATGAAATAATAGAGTATAG
- a CDS encoding phage distal tail protein domain-containing protein encodes MYNLPFRTFKISNSKDNLINLCDLDNIIILSFNGLNINFDNNYLNIDNNFILNNCKHSLNQINFKLLFIGPNPYGKFNDFINKLNINLDNKSSPFLLFYSFWINEKTKLEYYCEVIIKSIIKTELNNNNDLEVDFILEQLTNWKKEEDKLFEIKPNKTSGKRYNEHNNKYYFKLNRIKYTNQYNEKIKISNNSYLASDTLITINGPTKDPYLKLENINGKVISELKINAEINENEKIIIDSRLKTQSIIKVDLKTEKSYNIYQYQDFKYTNFIQIPPGNYHILYSSNLSKDKQVGNINIKKFEEYILI; translated from the coding sequence ATGTATAATTTACCATTTAGAACTTTTAAAATTAGTAATAGTAAAGATAATTTAATTAATTTATGTGATTTAGATAATATCATTATTTTATCATTTAATGGATTAAATATTAATTTTGATAATAATTATTTAAACATCGATAATAATTTTATTTTAAATAATTGTAAGCATTCTTTAAATCAAATAAATTTTAAATTATTATTTATAGGCCCAAATCCCTATGGTAAATTTAATGATTTTATTAATAAATTAAATATTAATTTAGATAATAAATCTTCCCCCTTTTTATTATTTTATAGTTTTTGAATAAATGAAAAAACAAAATTGGAATATTATTGTGAAGTAATTATTAAAAGTATCATTAAAACAGAATTAAATAATAATAATGATTTAGAGGTTGATTTTATTTTAGAACAATTAACTAACTGAAAAAAAGAAGAAGATAAATTATTTGAAATTAAACCAAATAAAACAAGCGGAAAAAGATACAATGAACATAATAACAAATATTATTTTAAGTTAAATCGCATTAAATATACCAATCAATATAATGAAAAAATTAAAATTAGTAATAATAGTTATTTAGCATCAGATACTCTAATAACAATCAATGGTCCCACAAAAGACCCATATTTAAAATTAGAAAATATTAATGGTAAAGTAATAAGTGAACTTAAAATTAATGCTGAAATAAATGAAAATGAAAAAATAATAATAGATAGTAGATTAAAAACTCAAAGCATTATAAAAGTTGATTTAAAAACCGAAAAATCATACAACATATATCAATATCAAGATTTTAAATATACTAATTTTATTCAAATTCCACCAGGAAACTATCATATTTTATATTCTTCTAACCTTTCAAAAGACAAACAAGTTGGAAATATTAATATTAAAAAATTTGAAGAATATATTTTAATTTAG
- a CDS encoding Panacea domain-containing protein — protein sequence MKCKGIKIEDFLYLLLDENYKIQKKLEINNEEIFGMTNLQIQKLMYFIEGLFMAKFNKKIIKEKYKAWTYGPVLEELYFLLRKNGKSYIEKDNLENFNEIKIHEIEKKFTNEELEFIERVFIYFSKYSAFELVSLSHIEGPWKETKNNEEINNDKILYYFQEKLNQLEQLI from the coding sequence ATGAAATGCAAAGGAATTAAAATTGAAGATTTTTTATATTTACTATTAGATGAAAACTATAAAATTCAAAAAAAATTAGAAATTAATAATGAAGAAATTTTTGGAATGACAAATTTGCAAATACAAAAATTAATGTATTTTATAGAAGGTTTATTTATGGCTAAATTTAATAAAAAAATAATAAAAGAAAAATATAAAGCATGAACATATGGCCCAGTTTTAGAAGAATTGTATTTTTTACTAAGAAAAAATGGAAAATCATACATAGAAAAAGATAATCTTGAAAATTTTAACGAAATAAAAATACACGAAATTGAAAAAAAATTTACCAATGAAGAATTAGAATTTATTGAAAGAGTTTTTATATATTTTAGTAAATATAGTGCTTTTGAATTAGTTTCTTTATCACATATAGAAGGTCCATGAAAAGAAACAAAAAATAATGAAGAAATTAATAATGATAAAATTTTATATTATTTTCAAGAAAAATTAAACCAACTTGAACAATTAATTTAA
- a CDS encoding type II toxin-antitoxin system antitoxin SocA domain-containing protein — protein sequence MKETMLSKYLKISPIEANKIEMAILFLLNSAFQNKKKIYKMHVFKFLSFLEWKAAKEFSGHFFILNFVALKWGPVPYKISKFINENGTFQFFTYSVLKKEKDNDLNKILFSFKNLSPTYFEDYFNWEYFSENEKKILKEASEWILKFKNTNLLSDNSHRIMKSWEKAWEKAVENSKKSVFFDFSYEIGIPKTDEDYEEILKLYKIECKNNYEL from the coding sequence ATGAAGGAAACTATGCTATCAAAATATTTAAAAATATCTCCAATAGAAGCAAACAAAATAGAAATGGCAATATTGTTTCTACTAAATTCAGCATTTCAAAATAAAAAAAAAATTTATAAAATGCATGTTTTTAAATTTTTATCTTTTTTAGAATGAAAAGCTGCAAAAGAATTTTCAGGTCATTTTTTTATTTTAAATTTTGTAGCCCTAAAATGGGGGCCAGTTCCTTACAAAATATCAAAATTTATTAATGAAAATGGAACTTTTCAATTCTTTACTTATAGTGTATTAAAAAAAGAAAAAGACAATGATTTAAATAAAATATTATTTAGTTTTAAAAATTTATCACCCACTTATTTTGAAGATTATTTTAATTGAGAATATTTTTCTGAAAATGAAAAAAAAATATTAAAAGAAGCATCAGAATGAATATTAAAGTTTAAAAATACAAATTTATTAAGCGATAATTCTCATAGAATAATGAAATCATGAGAAAAAGCATGAGAAAAAGCAGTTGAAAACAGTAAAAAAAGCGTTTTTTTTGATTTTAGTTATGAAATAGGAATTCCAAAAACAGATGAAGATTATGAAGAAATATTAAAATTATACAAAATAGAATGTAAAAATAATTATGAATTATAA